One segment of Phycisphaerales bacterium DNA contains the following:
- the gmd gene encoding GDP-mannose 4,6-dehydratase codes for MLVLFQRLSSQQSHPRSFVLCELSGLEAGKFRYGSKSHSCIQEIDTTILFIKIDQSQRLKMQRKVALITGITGQDGSYLAEFLLEKDYEVHGIKRRSSSFNTERVDHIYQDRHEASPTFFLHYGDLTDASNLNRIMSEVQPDEVYNLGAQSHVAVSFESPEYTSDVDALGSLRLLEAIRFLGLEKKTRYYQASTSELFGKVLETPQKETTPFYPRSPYGVAKLYAYWITINYREAYGIYACNGILFNHESPRRGETFVTRKITRGLANIAQGLDHCLYLGNIAALRDWGHAKDYVRMQWMMLQQDKPEDFVIATGKQISVRDFVRMTAQELGIELEFTGEGTNEIGTVAALSGNHAPGIKVGDIIVRVDPKYFRPTEVETLLGDPTKARERLGWEPEITVQEMCAEMVAVDLDKAKQHALLKAHGHQINIASE; via the coding sequence ATGCTAGTCTTATTCCAACGGCTCAGTTCCCAGCAATCGCATCCAAGATCTTTTGTGTTGTGTGAACTATCTGGGCTTGAAGCGGGCAAGTTTAGATACGGCAGCAAGTCACACAGCTGCATTCAAGAAATAGACACCACGATTCTCTTCATCAAAATAGACCAATCACAAAGACTAAAAATGCAAAGAAAAGTAGCGCTAATAACAGGTATTACTGGCCAAGATGGCTCATACCTCGCAGAGTTTCTTCTCGAAAAAGATTACGAGGTTCATGGCATTAAGCGCCGTTCATCGAGTTTTAACACAGAACGCGTTGATCACATTTACCAAGATCGCCACGAAGCCTCACCCACTTTTTTTCTCCACTATGGCGATCTCACTGATGCATCGAATCTGAATCGCATCATGAGCGAAGTACAACCTGACGAAGTCTACAATTTGGGCGCACAATCACATGTCGCCGTTTCTTTTGAATCACCAGAGTACACCTCTGACGTAGATGCCTTAGGCTCTCTAAGACTTCTTGAAGCAATACGTTTCTTGGGCTTGGAAAAAAAGACACGCTACTACCAAGCATCTACGTCTGAGCTTTTCGGAAAAGTCTTAGAAACACCCCAAAAAGAAACAACACCGTTTTACCCCCGATCACCATACGGCGTTGCAAAGCTCTACGCCTACTGGATCACGATCAACTATCGTGAAGCCTATGGCATCTACGCCTGCAATGGCATTCTGTTTAATCATGAATCGCCACGCCGAGGCGAGACCTTTGTAACCCGAAAAATTACTCGTGGCCTCGCTAATATTGCGCAAGGATTAGATCATTGCCTTTACCTCGGAAATATTGCTGCATTAAGGGATTGGGGCCACGCCAAAGATTATGTACGCATGCAATGGATGATGCTTCAACAGGACAAGCCTGAAGATTTTGTGATTGCAACCGGAAAACAAATTTCTGTACGGGACTTTGTGCGAATGACCGCACAAGAGCTGGGCATTGAACTGGAATTCACTGGCGAAGGCACAAATGAAATTGGAACTGTTGCCGCTCTTTCTGGTAATCATGCACCTGGCATCAAGGTTGGCGACATTATCGTTCGCGTAGATCCCAAGTATTTCCGGCCCACTGAAGTTGAGACGCTTTTGGGCGACCCGACTAAGGCCAGAGAGAGACTTGGTTGGGAACCAGAAATCACCGTCCAAGAAATGTGTGCCGAAATGGTCGCTGTAGATCTGGACAAAGCAAAACAACATGCTCTACTCAAAGCCCATGGACACCAGATCAATATTGCCAGTGAATGA
- a CDS encoding glycoside hydrolase family 18 protein: MRQIWFKLAFASMLVAPLMQCSDQSAAPNDEHQESSTAEWKPRIIQGFYPYYAQVEFPPNANDFHGFTHIGNAFIGATAQGKLKIPEGFESAHLVKAARDAGAKPLIAIGGGGQTRQTVEFAAMAGKAEARAEFIAQLRHFISRYGYQGVQIDWEFPVGRSGRRDLVLLMTDLRKGLGPKIQIDLLLPGMISSASWLDLDKVDSSVDYYYLMMYDFHGPWSQLSGSNAPLSAGPCDGVANITSQIKAFIDKGMSRQKIVIGLPFYGVGFDTNGLCKPFKKSSHKTYRELASLSDSVWEQQWQPQEQVPYMTKRDGTFLWSFDNQKSLSLKVEAVRQFDLAGVFIWELTQDIADGEHLLLPGILESLGVKDQRTNLATASGQH; encoded by the coding sequence ATGAGACAGATCTGGTTCAAATTAGCATTTGCGTCAATGCTAGTCGCACCTCTCATGCAGTGCAGTGATCAGTCGGCTGCTCCCAACGATGAACATCAAGAATCGAGTACAGCTGAATGGAAGCCACGGATCATTCAGGGATTCTATCCATACTATGCACAGGTAGAATTTCCGCCAAATGCAAATGACTTCCATGGTTTCACCCATATTGGCAACGCTTTTATAGGCGCAACTGCGCAAGGCAAGTTGAAAATTCCAGAGGGCTTCGAGAGTGCGCACCTTGTTAAGGCTGCCCGAGATGCTGGAGCAAAGCCCCTGATTGCAATAGGGGGCGGTGGACAAACGAGGCAGACGGTTGAATTTGCAGCGATGGCTGGCAAAGCAGAGGCACGAGCAGAATTCATCGCTCAATTAAGACACTTTATATCTCGCTATGGTTATCAAGGTGTACAGATTGATTGGGAGTTCCCAGTGGGTCGGTCGGGGCGTCGAGATCTTGTGCTCTTGATGACAGACCTGCGCAAGGGGCTTGGGCCAAAAATTCAAATTGATCTTCTGCTGCCTGGAATGATCTCATCTGCCTCATGGCTTGATCTGGACAAAGTTGATTCCAGCGTTGATTACTACTATCTCATGATGTACGACTTTCATGGCCCTTGGAGCCAGTTGAGCGGTAGTAATGCTCCACTGAGTGCTGGGCCTTGTGATGGTGTTGCAAATATTACGAGCCAGATAAAAGCGTTTATTGACAAAGGGATGTCGCGACAGAAGATTGTTATTGGATTGCCATTTTATGGAGTAGGTTTCGATACGAATGGTCTTTGTAAGCCGTTCAAAAAGAGTAGTCATAAGACCTATCGAGAGCTGGCTAGTCTCTCTGATTCGGTGTGGGAACAACAATGGCAGCCTCAAGAGCAAGTCCCATATATGACCAAAAGAGATGGAACATTCTTATGGTCATTTGATAATCAAAAATCTCTCTCCTTAAAAGTAGAGGCGGTCCGTCAATTTGATCTTGCAGGTGTGTTCATCTGGGAACTGACACAGGACATCGCTGATGGAGAACATCTACTGCTTCCAGGAATACTGGAATCACTGGGTGTAAAAGACCAACGAACCAACTTGGCAACAGCGAGCGGGCAGCACTAA
- a CDS encoding metal-dependent hydrolase, translated as MAISLTFLGHSAFLISNGKHTIAIDPFLTDNPVATMKPEDVKCQYIGITHGHFDHIGDSVELAKANDACIIATFEIASFMESKGVQKVEPANTGGRIQTDFGWVAFTQAFHSSSYAGLSAGPNEAVYMGMPNGLMINIDGVTIYHCGDTDVFGDMALLHDIYQPEIALVPIGGRFTMDPALAMRAVDLIKPKCAVPIHYNTWPPIEQDPNDFAPNGVHTQRMKPGEVWDIDPALIA; from the coding sequence ATGGCCATATCACTTACTTTTCTTGGACACTCCGCATTTTTAATTAGCAATGGAAAACATACGATCGCGATTGATCCTTTTCTGACTGACAATCCAGTCGCCACGATGAAACCTGAGGATGTCAAATGTCAGTACATCGGGATCACACATGGGCACTTCGATCACATCGGCGATTCAGTCGAACTGGCCAAAGCGAACGACGCATGCATTATTGCCACTTTTGAAATTGCCTCTTTCATGGAGTCAAAGGGCGTCCAAAAGGTTGAACCTGCCAATACAGGAGGCCGCATTCAGACCGACTTTGGCTGGGTCGCATTCACCCAGGCATTTCATTCATCAAGTTACGCTGGATTGTCCGCAGGCCCAAATGAAGCCGTGTACATGGGCATGCCCAATGGACTAATGATTAACATTGATGGAGTTACGATCTACCACTGTGGTGACACTGATGTCTTCGGAGATATGGCACTACTTCACGACATCTACCAACCAGAGATTGCACTCGTACCAATTGGTGGTCGTTTTACAATGGATCCAGCCCTCGCGATGCGAGCGGTTGATCTGATCAAGCCAAAGTGCGCTGTTCCAATTCACTACAACACATGGCCGCCGATTGAGCAGGACCCAAATGATTTCGCACCCAATGGTGTCCATACCCAACGTATGAAGCCTGGTGAGGTTTGGGATATTGATCCCGCTTTGATTGCCTAA
- a CDS encoding site-specific DNA-methyltransferase gives MKHAAAHVQHIDCLDGLAKLPTACCDLVYLDPPFMTGRQHIASEGSYSDSWADLNDYTAFMRPRLEHIHRVLKSTGSVLIHCDWRTCHHFRLMLDELFGSNQFVNHLIWAYGLGGSSPRRFSRKHDDILFYGKTQDYYFEPPLVPATSNRLRGKLKKATDVISIPAINNMSHERVGYPTQKPIALLELLITACSPPRGLVIDPFCGSGTTVVAALKCQRKGQGFDRNAQAIKIAQMRIEAIASSGSMQI, from the coding sequence GTGAAGCACGCTGCCGCTCATGTTCAACACATTGACTGCCTGGATGGGCTTGCAAAGCTACCCACGGCTTGCTGCGATCTCGTTTACCTAGATCCCCCCTTCATGACCGGCCGCCAACACATTGCATCTGAAGGCTCATACTCTGATTCCTGGGCTGACTTAAATGACTACACGGCTTTCATGCGACCACGCCTGGAACATATTCATCGTGTACTCAAGTCAACTGGTTCTGTTCTTATCCACTGTGATTGGCGCACCTGTCATCACTTTCGATTGATGCTTGACGAACTATTTGGCAGTAATCAGTTCGTTAATCATTTGATTTGGGCATATGGACTAGGTGGTTCTTCACCACGCCGTTTTTCAAGAAAGCATGATGACATTCTGTTCTATGGAAAAACCCAGGACTATTACTTTGAGCCACCTTTGGTACCCGCCACAAGTAACCGCTTACGAGGCAAACTCAAGAAGGCAACAGACGTCATCAGCATTCCCGCAATCAATAACATGTCGCATGAACGAGTTGGGTACCCTACCCAGAAGCCTATTGCTCTCTTGGAACTCCTAATCACTGCATGCAGTCCACCGAGAGGATTGGTTATTGATCCATTCTGTGGCAGTGGAACAACCGTGGTTGCAGCTCTCAAATGCCAGCGCAAGGGACAAGGGTTTGATCGAAATGCCCAGGCCATTAAGATCGCCCAGATGCGAATTGAGGCCATTGCCTCCAGTGGCTCGATGCAAATCTGA
- a CDS encoding D-alanine--D-alanine ligase has protein sequence MSDALHVLVLMGGPDAERAVSIQSGLAITKALETNPAFKVHSKIIDLVDIETLRQMPGDVIFPALHGPWGEGGGLQELLQELGRPYVGSEPTAARMAMEKMVSKEAALAGGFWTPAAVRVGPEQTCPLDPPLVIKPVNEGSSIDVMICPDKPALDSALSKVQGQSGDYMCEAYIEGREITVGIVNDRVLPFIEIIPATKTYDYEAKYNRNDTNYVINPDLTPEVQTRCRLCAIDVFERLGCRDIARVDFMVDDRGTWFLEINTMPGFTDHSLVPKAAAAAGLTMSELCIELVEAAYSRSHLQPSHDCTGTSVK, from the coding sequence ATGAGCGATGCGCTACATGTCCTCGTGCTCATGGGTGGACCAGATGCAGAGCGTGCTGTCAGTATTCAATCCGGATTAGCTATTACCAAGGCCCTCGAAACGAATCCAGCGTTCAAGGTGCATTCAAAAATCATCGATCTTGTGGATATTGAGACGCTTCGTCAAATGCCGGGAGATGTTATTTTTCCTGCACTTCATGGACCGTGGGGTGAGGGTGGCGGTTTACAAGAACTACTACAAGAACTTGGCCGCCCATACGTTGGTTCTGAACCAACTGCCGCGCGAATGGCGATGGAAAAAATGGTTTCAAAAGAAGCGGCTCTCGCTGGCGGTTTCTGGACCCCCGCAGCTGTACGTGTTGGACCAGAACAAACGTGCCCACTCGATCCGCCGCTTGTGATTAAACCAGTTAACGAAGGCTCAAGCATTGATGTCATGATCTGTCCCGACAAACCTGCCTTAGATAGTGCTTTATCAAAAGTACAAGGCCAATCAGGCGACTACATGTGCGAAGCTTACATTGAAGGTCGTGAAATAACGGTCGGTATTGTCAACGACCGTGTGCTTCCCTTCATCGAGATTATTCCGGCCACAAAAACGTATGATTATGAGGCCAAGTACAATCGTAATGACACCAATTATGTGATCAATCCAGATTTAACGCCCGAAGTGCAGACGCGGTGTCGCCTCTGTGCAATCGATGTCTTTGAACGCCTTGGCTGCCGCGACATTGCTCGGGTGGATTTCATGGTTGATGACCGGGGCACATGGTTTCTCGAAATAAACACCATGCCAGGATTCACAGACCACTCTCTGGTGCCAAAGGCCGCTGCTGCCGCAGGCCTCACCATGAGCGAGTTGTGCATAGAGCTTGTGGAGGCTGCATATTCACGAAGCCACCTGCAACCATCCCATGATTGCACTGGGACATCCGTAAAATGA
- the murB gene encoding UDP-N-acetylmuramate dehydrogenase: MIEPGISNLFGDLDVDATPDAHVGAMTWYGIGGRADVLVSPKSIDDLLALFRRCRQTETPIRILGAGANLLVSDEGVDGVVVKLDAPALRQTTFSPDGNKTLLLAMAGADMAKTLMDAARRGLDGLTQMAGIPASVGGAIRMNAGGAFGTISDQLQRVDCLTNKGELRTYDRSEIDFGYRSCNIKDPIILAATFCLQAADPIEVRKRVKEIFAFKKSTQPLSDHSAGCTFKNPPSDRSGNYGTAGQLIDEAGLKGARIGGALISTQHANFIITKPEATATDVEKLLELVQSTVAEKFGIVLEREIKVWHRDGGAAQ, encoded by the coding sequence TTGATCGAACCAGGCATTTCTAACCTCTTTGGTGACCTAGACGTCGACGCCACTCCTGATGCGCACGTTGGCGCCATGACCTGGTATGGCATTGGCGGGCGAGCCGATGTGCTTGTCTCACCAAAATCAATCGATGATCTATTAGCACTATTTCGGCGCTGTCGGCAAACAGAAACACCCATTCGAATTCTGGGAGCAGGCGCCAATCTACTTGTCTCTGATGAAGGTGTTGATGGTGTCGTGGTCAAGCTCGACGCACCAGCACTTCGGCAGACGACTTTTAGTCCAGATGGAAATAAGACACTGTTATTGGCAATGGCTGGAGCAGACATGGCCAAAACGTTGATGGATGCAGCTCGAAGAGGTCTTGATGGGCTGACTCAAATGGCTGGTATTCCAGCATCCGTCGGCGGTGCGATTCGAATGAATGCTGGCGGTGCATTTGGCACGATCAGTGATCAGCTCCAGAGAGTTGATTGCCTTACAAATAAGGGCGAGCTACGGACCTACGATCGAAGTGAAATAGACTTTGGCTACCGGTCCTGCAATATTAAAGACCCTATCATCTTGGCTGCAACATTTTGCCTGCAAGCAGCAGATCCGATTGAGGTCCGCAAACGAGTTAAAGAAATCTTTGCTTTCAAGAAGAGTACTCAACCACTTTCTGATCACTCAGCTGGCTGCACGTTTAAGAATCCCCCGTCCGATAGATCAGGAAATTATGGCACGGCTGGACAGTTGATTGATGAGGCTGGGCTTAAAGGTGCACGCATTGGCGGCGCACTTATCAGCACGCAGCACGCCAACTTCATCATCACCAAACCTGAGGCAACCGCAACTGATGTGGAAAAGTTACTAGAACTTGTCCAAAGTACAGTAGCGGAGAAATTTGGCATTGTTCTTGAGCGAGAAATAAAGGTCTGGCATCGTGATGGCGGTGCAGCACAATGA
- the murC gene encoding UDP-N-acetylmuramate--L-alanine ligase yields the protein MPSTAHEAVEPSNAAASDRQQAESLQSRHLHFVGIGGCGMSGLAGLLAQLGAKCSGSDRAASATTDALVDRGIEISFDTSLPASCMSEMAKIDEVVISAAIPEDHPTVLAANNLGTPVTTYAEMLGRVQIGRLGVSIAGTHGKSTTTAMLCYILLACDLDPSFIIGATCPQTGGGSRVGQTNKHQADILVCEACEFNRSFHHHRPTIGLINNLEEDHLDIYGSLEAIVEAFRGFAQLIPTAQQGGLLLIAHEDAHRNTVTPGLSCKVETFGFNPEATYQVVYDNSVQRVGLLSNGRWICQWTNQMPGAHNALNASAAVILAHQLGADWEEAAHAMSDFKGLDRRTNLLGKRSLHDGEVIIYDDYGHHPTEIEKTLRAVRNVHNPSRLICVFQPHQHSRTRFLLDHFAQSFSLADEVIVPEIYFVRDSEIERHKISARDLVDRLRDRGVKAQHLYPFDAIVEYLVTTTRGGELVVIMGAGPVDQVAHDFLKAP from the coding sequence ATGCCCTCCACCGCGCATGAAGCCGTAGAACCAAGCAATGCTGCAGCATCAGATCGTCAGCAGGCCGAGTCATTGCAGTCCCGTCACCTCCACTTTGTAGGCATCGGAGGCTGTGGAATGAGTGGGCTTGCAGGGCTTCTGGCACAGCTAGGGGCCAAATGCTCTGGTTCCGATCGGGCCGCTTCAGCCACAACTGATGCATTAGTAGATCGTGGCATCGAAATCTCCTTCGATACCAGCTTGCCCGCGTCATGCATGTCAGAGATGGCCAAAATTGATGAAGTGGTCATTTCTGCTGCCATTCCGGAAGACCATCCAACAGTCTTGGCCGCCAATAATCTGGGCACGCCTGTAACAACCTATGCCGAAATGCTAGGCCGCGTGCAAATCGGTCGCCTGGGCGTTTCCATTGCTGGCACTCATGGCAAGAGCACGACCACAGCCATGCTCTGCTATATCCTTCTCGCCTGTGATTTAGATCCCAGCTTTATCATCGGAGCCACATGTCCACAGACTGGCGGTGGAAGTCGGGTTGGTCAAACCAATAAACATCAGGCCGACATTTTGGTGTGTGAAGCGTGTGAATTCAATCGCTCGTTCCACCATCATCGCCCAACTATTGGTTTAATTAATAACCTCGAAGAAGATCATCTCGATATTTATGGTTCACTCGAAGCAATTGTTGAAGCGTTCCGAGGCTTTGCTCAGCTCATTCCTACTGCTCAACAAGGTGGACTATTACTCATTGCCCATGAAGATGCACATCGCAATACGGTGACACCAGGGCTCAGTTGTAAAGTTGAGACTTTTGGTTTTAATCCTGAAGCCACTTATCAAGTGGTTTATGACAATTCTGTCCAACGAGTCGGTCTACTTTCTAACGGCAGGTGGATTTGCCAATGGACCAATCAAATGCCTGGTGCACACAACGCACTCAATGCCTCTGCGGCGGTGATTCTTGCACATCAGTTGGGGGCGGATTGGGAAGAAGCTGCTCACGCCATGAGTGACTTTAAAGGCCTTGATCGCAGAACAAATTTACTTGGCAAGCGATCTTTGCACGATGGCGAAGTCATTATCTATGACGACTATGGGCATCATCCAACGGAGATTGAGAAGACACTTCGTGCTGTCCGTAACGTACATAACCCCAGTCGACTTATCTGTGTATTTCAGCCACATCAGCACAGTAGAACCCGATTCCTATTGGACCACTTTGCCCAGAGCTTTTCCCTGGCAGATGAGGTCATTGTGCCTGAGATTTATTTTGTGCGTGACTCTGAAATAGAACGCCATAAGATCAGTGCCAGAGATTTAGTCGATCGCTTGCGAGACCGAGGCGTTAAGGCACAACACTTGTATCCATTTGACGCGATTGTTGAATATCTAGTTACCACGACCCGTGGTGGCGAGTTAGTTGTCATTATGGGCGCTGGACCTGTCGATCAAGTCGCACATGACTTTCTGAAAGCACCATAA
- a CDS encoding sigma-54 dependent transcriptional regulator: MSEQQLKPVLSVQVLIVDDEVEHAEVMAEALHRPGHVCTIVNGTQAATEELVHGSFDVIVTDLVMETETSGLDVLRIAQEHQEDAETIVVTAHGDVATAKAALQGGAYDFIEKPLDLEVFRNLVDRAAETVVLRHQNASLRGQVAAAHGFEGIVGESAAIRKVIATIKQVAPSNLPVLITGESGTGKELVAAAIHRLSNRAEKRYVTFNAAGQSETLLEDQLFGHIRGSFTGADRDREGVFEYADGGTLFLDEIGDMPLTMQAKLLRVLETGEIVRLGENAARNTDVRFVSATNRDLKTRSSEGIFREDLYFRIKGAEIHVPPLRERRDDIPSLANHAALRYSSELERPVPIFSDPAMLRLVSFSWPGNVRQLMNVIQQMVVTCQGEHIELRDVPDDIRHPDDDDEHQSVGSLAGVGLDKLEKEAIRQTLAMTAGNRERAADMLGIGERTLYRKLKDYGLK, from the coding sequence ATGAGCGAACAGCAGCTAAAACCCGTACTGAGTGTCCAGGTCTTGATTGTAGATGATGAGGTTGAACATGCTGAGGTCATGGCTGAAGCACTTCATCGGCCTGGCCATGTCTGCACGATCGTCAATGGGACTCAAGCCGCCACCGAAGAACTTGTTCATGGCAGTTTTGATGTCATCGTCACTGATCTCGTAATGGAGACAGAGACCTCTGGCTTGGATGTTCTACGCATTGCCCAAGAGCATCAAGAGGATGCTGAGACGATCGTGGTGACAGCACATGGAGATGTGGCAACTGCCAAGGCAGCTCTGCAAGGTGGCGCCTATGACTTCATAGAGAAGCCACTCGATCTGGAGGTCTTCCGAAATCTAGTTGATCGTGCTGCAGAAACAGTTGTGCTGCGTCACCAAAATGCATCGCTTCGAGGCCAAGTTGCCGCAGCGCATGGTTTCGAAGGCATCGTCGGAGAGTCGGCCGCTATTCGAAAGGTTATTGCTACGATCAAACAGGTCGCGCCCAGTAATCTACCCGTTCTTATTACTGGTGAGTCGGGCACGGGTAAAGAGCTTGTTGCTGCAGCGATTCACCGTCTCTCCAATCGCGCTGAAAAGAGATACGTGACTTTTAATGCGGCAGGGCAAAGTGAGACACTTCTTGAAGATCAGTTGTTTGGCCATATTCGAGGTTCCTTTACTGGGGCAGATCGAGATCGCGAGGGTGTCTTCGAGTATGCAGATGGTGGCACACTCTTCTTAGACGAAATCGGTGATATGCCCCTGACCATGCAGGCCAAGCTTCTGCGTGTGCTTGAGACTGGTGAAATCGTGCGTCTTGGCGAGAACGCTGCTCGAAATACTGACGTTCGATTTGTGAGCGCGACCAATCGGGATCTCAAGACGAGATCTTCAGAAGGCATCTTCCGAGAGGATCTCTATTTTCGAATTAAGGGTGCAGAAATACATGTGCCACCACTTCGTGAACGACGCGATGATATTCCGTCGCTCGCAAATCATGCGGCGTTGCGATACTCATCAGAGCTTGAAAGACCTGTGCCAATTTTCTCTGATCCAGCCATGTTACGGTTGGTGTCTTTCAGTTGGCCAGGTAATGTGCGGCAACTGATGAATGTTATTCAGCAAATGGTTGTGACCTGTCAGGGCGAACACATTGAGCTTCGTGATGTGCCTGATGATATCCGTCATCCAGACGATGATGATGAGCATCAATCCGTCGGAAGCCTTGCGGGCGTTGGTCTTGACAAACTAGAGAAAGAAGCGATTCGTCAGACCTTGGCGATGACTGCTGGGAATCGTGAGCGGGCAGCAGATATGCTCGGGATTGGTGAGCGCACGCTGTACCGTAAGCTGAAGGACTATGGTCTAAAGTAA
- a CDS encoding prepilin-type N-terminal cleavage/methylation domain-containing protein: MHQLLKNNCNSHALLKRRGMSLVELMVTITIISSIAAMIIPATQGDDLLQARSAATVLRSDIELTQIMTMTNPSDPMVIQFNKLGTQYWIAAAASPDTPISLNSTSDAYLMTIGEGRLAAANGVTIDAASLPNSRLSFDMNGAVFPPMSESVITLHCGNDWVQLDVAPMTGSITDLVGVTSP, translated from the coding sequence ATGCATCAATTACTGAAAAACAATTGTAACTCGCACGCCTTACTAAAAAGAAGAGGCATGTCGCTCGTTGAATTAATGGTCACGATCACGATCATTTCTTCCATCGCTGCAATGATTATTCCTGCCACCCAAGGTGACGACCTACTACAAGCTCGATCAGCTGCAACCGTACTACGATCTGATATCGAACTAACACAGATCATGACAATGACGAATCCATCTGATCCGATGGTTATTCAATTTAATAAGCTAGGCACGCAGTATTGGATTGCAGCAGCAGCAAGTCCAGACACACCTATTTCTCTCAACAGTACTAGTGATGCGTACCTCATGACCATAGGTGAAGGTCGGCTGGCAGCAGCAAACGGAGTGACGATTGACGCAGCCTCATTGCCTAATAGTCGGCTTAGCTTCGACATGAATGGCGCCGTATTTCCTCCAATGAGTGAGTCTGTCATTACACTTCATTGTGGCAATGATTGGGTACAGCTCGATGTCGCGCCAATGACTGGTTCGATTACTGATCTTGTCGGGGTCACATCACCGTAG